Within the Paracoccus everestensis genome, the region CGCACCGATCCGATCCGGCATGGACAGGGCGAAGTGGCGGTCGAGGATGGCAGGCCTTTCCGCCAACAGCACCAACAGCATGGCTGGTTACTGCGAAGTCCGGGATAGATCTCGAACAACATTGCAGACGGTTCCGCCCTGAAACACCTGAAGAAGGGGCGCAACCTGTTGGTCCATTCGACGAACCTCTGCTGCTCTTGCCCTTGCCTTGGTCCAAATATCCCACGGGGGTCTGGGAGTGTGAAACCCCCGTCTTTACAAACCCCTGTCAAAGGCGCATGGCGCGGCCATGATCGACCTTTCCCTGGACCTTTTCCTGCTTCTCGCCTTTGCTGGCTTCGCTGCCGGCTTTATCGATTCGATCGCCGGCGGCGGCGGGCTGATCACCCTGCCTGCGCTGATGCTGGCGGGGATCCCGCCGGCGCAGGCGCTTGCAACGAACAAGGTGCAGGGTGTCTTTGGCGCGGCGACGGCGGCGGTCAGCTATGCCTCGCGCGGCTTGGTCGATCTGCGAAGCCAGTGGAAATCGGCATTAATTGCGGGGGCGGCAGGCGCCCTGGGGGCGGCCTTGGTCAGCTATCTTCCGACCGACGATCTGCGGCTGATCCTGCCGGTGATCCTGATCGCCATCGCCGCGTTCTTTGCACTGAAGCCGGGGCTTAACGACCTGGACCGGGTGCGGCGCGTGGCACCCGCAGCATTTGCCCTGACGGCGGTGCCGCTGGTCGGGTTTTATGACGGGGTCCTGGGACCGGGGGCCGGTTCGTTCTATATGATCGCCTTTGTCACGCTGGCGGGATACGGCGTGCTGAAAGCCACGGCGCATACCAAGCTGCTGAACTTTGCCTCGAATCTGGGGGGGCTTGCGGCTTTTGCGCTGTTTGGCCAGCCCTTGTGGCTGGTGGGGATCGTGATGGGCGGGGCGCAAATCGCGGGCGCGATGCTGGGCGCGCGGCTGGCCACGCGGATTGGCGCGCGGCTGATCAAGCCGCTGCTGGTGGCGACATCCTTGGCGCTTGCGCTGCGGCTGATCTGGCAGATGATCTAGGCGGGAAAGCCGGGGGCGGTCCGCATTTCCCCGGTGACGATGCCGCGCCAGTTGCGGATCGGGTCGGTCAGGAACCGGCCCACCGCCGGGTGATTCCGCTCGAGCACGCCAAGATGGACCAGCAAGGCGGCAATGGCAGCCTCGGCGGCGCGGGTGCCGCCATCCGTCACCTTCAAGGCCACGCCCAGGCCCTGATCGGGCAGGATGGCGACGAAAACGGCCTCGGCCCCGGTCTTTGTGGCGACGCGGCCACCGCTGGCGCGCATCAGGACCGTGCAGGCGCGGCCTTCGCCCGCAACCATTTCGGGATGGGCGCGCATGGCATCCACCAGCCGCCGCATGGCCCGGCCCCGCCCATCGTCGGCCGGATCGGCAAAGGCCGCCATGGCACGGCCAAGGCCCGCCAGCGAACAGGACCAGTTCGGGGCCGAACAGCCGTCGATGCCATAGCCCGGGCTAGATTCACCCGTCACCTCCTCGAACGCGGCTTTCACGGCCTGCTGGACGGGATGGTCCGGTTCGACATACTCGGTCCCGCCACCCAGATGGCGATTCAGCGTCAGGAAACCCGCGTGCTTGCCCGAACAGTTGTTGTGCAACTGGCTGGGAGCCTCGTCCCCGCAGGTCAGGCGGCGGTTTTCATCGCGGTCGCTCGGCATATGGCAGCCGCAACGAAGGTGGGATTCGCCCAGGTCCAATGCCTGCAGCCACTGGTCCACGGCGTCCACGTGCATCCGCGCGCCGCTGTGGCTGGCGCAGGCAAGCGCAAGCTGCCGGTCGGTCAGCCCGGCGGCATCGGCCGCGCCGCTTTCGATCAGGGGCAGTGCCTGGATCATCTTGCAGGACGAGCGAGAAAAGATGATTTCGCTTGGACAGCCCCAGGCCTCGACCACACCCTTGGTGTCGCAGATGACGGCATGGCCGGAATGCAGGCTCTCGCGTTGCCCGCCGCGCCACAATTCGATCAATTCGGCCGAACGCATCGCCTGTCCCCCTGACAATTGCGCGATTTCCTGCCTTGC harbors:
- a CDS encoding TSUP family transporter, translated to MIDLSLDLFLLLAFAGFAAGFIDSIAGGGGLITLPALMLAGIPPAQALATNKVQGVFGAATAAVSYASRGLVDLRSQWKSALIAGAAGALGAALVSYLPTDDLRLILPVILIAIAAFFALKPGLNDLDRVRRVAPAAFALTAVPLVGFYDGVLGPGAGSFYMIAFVTLAGYGVLKATAHTKLLNFASNLGGLAAFALFGQPLWLVGIVMGGAQIAGAMLGARLATRIGARLIKPLLVATSLALALRLIWQMI
- a CDS encoding asparaginase: MRSAELIELWRGGQRESLHSGHAVICDTKGVVEAWGCPSEIIFSRSSCKMIQALPLIESGAADAAGLTDRQLALACASHSGARMHVDAVDQWLQALDLGESHLRCGCHMPSDRDENRRLTCGDEAPSQLHNNCSGKHAGFLTLNRHLGGGTEYVEPDHPVQQAVKAAFEEVTGESSPGYGIDGCSAPNWSCSLAGLGRAMAAFADPADDGRGRAMRRLVDAMRAHPEMVAGEGRACTVLMRASGGRVATKTGAEAVFVAILPDQGLGVALKVTDGGTRAAEAAIAALLVHLGVLERNHPAVGRFLTDPIRNWRGIVTGEMRTAPGFPA